Below is a genomic region from Bradyrhizobium sp. 1(2017).
GCCGCCGAAGATGCGTCGGACCTGAAACGCTGGACGTTCAGCAGCCTCGCCGTTCTGACCATGTACAGTGCGCTGGCGGCTTCGCTTGCGACGTGGCAACGGCCCGACGATCTCGATCCCGCCGAGCCGGCGGGCGCCGTGGTGGTCGACCTTGCGCCGCTGTCCGCCGCCCCGTCGACCACGCCGTCCGACATTCCGCCCGGGCCGGAGCAGGTGATGTCCGAGGCGCGCCCCGAGGCGAAGCCGGAGGTCGCGCAGCCCGACGATGCGCCCGAGCTTCCGCAGGCCGCCAATCCGGAGGCCGTCGTCGATGCGCGAACCAGGGCGCTGCCGGATGCCGCGCCGGAGCAACAGGCCGCTGCGGCGACATCGGCGCCGCCGGCGGTGTCGGAGCGCATCGCGCCGGTGGCCGCGGCACCGATCCAGGGTCAGCCGAGCCAGAAGGATTCGCAGGCGGTCGCGACCTGGCGTTCGCAGATCCAGGCGCTGGTCGAACGCAACAAGCGCTATCCCGAAGTCGCTCGCTCCCGCCGCGATCAGGGCATCGCGCAAGTCCGTTTCACCCTGGACCGCAACGGGATCGTAGGTGAGGCGCGCGTGATCCAGAGCTCGGGCTCGGACGCGCTGGATGGCGAAGCCGTTGCATTGCTCAAACGCGCGCAACCGTTTCCCGCTCCGCCCGACACCGTTGTCGGCGATGTCGTGGTGGTCAGGCTGCCGATCCGGTTCACCGTCAAGTAAGGGCGGCGCTCCGTTACGCGCATCGCTTGGCCCGGGATGAATTGTCGCCTTGGAGGAATCTAGTCCCCGGCGATCGTCGCGCCGAACTTGTAGTTCACGCCGACGCGGACGGTGTCGGTCCTGACCTGCGCATCGGAATCGAACGAGGTCGCCATGCCGCCGGCCATGTTCGGCGTGGCGCGGAATGAGCCGAGATCGGCGTGAAGATATTCGATCCGTCCGGTCCAGTTGCCGAACAGCCGGCTTTCCAGTCCGGCGCCGACCGCCCAGCCGAAGCGGAACGTGTCGACATTGAAGGGCGTCGTCGTCGCCGCACCGGTCG
It encodes:
- a CDS encoding energy transducer TonB; amino-acid sequence: MKRLAAEDASDLKRWTFSSLAVLTMYSALAASLATWQRPDDLDPAEPAGAVVVDLAPLSAAPSTTPSDIPPGPEQVMSEARPEAKPEVAQPDDAPELPQAANPEAVVDARTRALPDAAPEQQAAAATSAPPAVSERIAPVAAAPIQGQPSQKDSQAVATWRSQIQALVERNKRYPEVARSRRDQGIAQVRFTLDRNGIVGEARVIQSSGSDALDGEAVALLKRAQPFPAPPDTVVGDVVVVRLPIRFTVK